One genomic window of Manihot esculenta cultivar AM560-2 chromosome 16, M.esculenta_v8, whole genome shotgun sequence includes the following:
- the LOC110603656 gene encoding DDB1- and CUL4-associated factor homolog 1 isoform X1, with the protein MDESSSQAQGLAAGAPPSVTVDAQSQLQSQQERGVGEGVEEGTTKEVEELLEKAQKLIDKITSSPDNPNPTVLHALSSLLEAQESLYMEKSGHSPFNNNRASHSIGRLGNLVRDNDEFFELISSKFLSETRFSTSIQAAASRLLMSCSLTWIYPHVFEEPVIENIKSWVMDESVKFSGEDRYWKHDLGKKEASDSEMLKTYSTGLLAVCLAGGGQIVEDVLTSGLSGKLMHFLRIRVLGETSTNHKDSTYLMESKNVSSASCVRGREEGRGRVRQVLEATHVDNSKLTDERALDDPISVEPLDRLPDGFGMVDSDGRDKLQGRDPRDGKTKFGDFDESGRDDSLRCRPSRGWPRPRGKGRANESGCENEQVLTSLGSGSRSGQGRSSRDRNLMKNFDLRREQDARKCPGTINPDGLPLEREDSDDCFQECRIGTKDISDLVKKAVRAAEAEARAANAPTEAIKAAGDAAAEVVKSAALEEFRSSNNEEAAVLAASRAASTVIDAANAIARDRNSNINDDSVPVGGTETEALDDAEEYFIPDSESLAQIREKYCIQCLEILGEYVEVLGPVLLEKGVDVCLALLHRSSKHKEASNGAALLPDVMKLICALAAHRKFAALFVDRGGMQKLLAVPRVEQTFFGLSSCLFTIGSLQGIMERVCALPSDVVNQVVELALQLIDCPQDQARKNAALFFGAAFVFRAIVDAFDGQDGLQKLLGLLNDAASVRSGVNSGALNLSNSATLRNDRSPTDVLTSSEKQIAYHTCVALRQYFRAHLLLLLDSIRPNKNNRSAARNIPSVRAAYKPLDISNEAMDTVFLQLQKDRKLGSAFVKTRFPAVDKFLGFNGHITMLELCQAPPVERYLHDLLQYALGVLHIVTLVNDSRKMIVNSTLSNNRVGIAVILDAANISGNYVDPEIIQPALNVLINLVCPPPSISNKPPVLAQGLQTVSGQLANPTALEPRDRNAERSQGELRERNGESSAGDRGSAAVSAARSISSTSQTPVPTATSGLVGDRRIFLGTGAGCVGLAAQMEQGYRQAREAVRANNGIKVLLHLLQPRIYSPPAALDCIRALACRVLLGLARDDTIAHILTKLQVGKKLSELIRDSGSQTSGTDQGRWQELTQVAIELIAIVTNSGRASTLAATDAATPTLRRIERAAIAAATPISYHSRELLLLIHEHLQASGLAATAATLLKEAQLTPLPSLAAASSLMLQASTQETPAVQLQWPSGRTPYGFLCNKLKASVHEDDPSLRCDSVLYSKKKPIVFSPTFGLQSRNHCVSHDSSQSSSKKALGGLKQFATPGNLLEAPSESLPKNNPDTESLCKTPILLPMKRKLSDLKDIGFASSGKRVSTSEHGLRSPVCLTPNAVRRSSLFGDAIGFSTPSSNLRDYGRSTPSSLVDYGDDNQYSNSTQLGLANDHQPSNSERLTLDCIVVQYLKHQHRQCPAPITTLPPLSILHPHVCPEPRRSLDAPSNVTARLGVREFRSIYGGVHGSRRDRQFVYSRFRLLRTCRDDADALLTCITFLGDSSHIAVGSHNGELKIFDSNSNGVLESCTSHQSPLTLVQSYLSGETQLLLSSSSQDVRLWDASSISGGPMHSLEGCKAARFSNSGSLFATLTTEAARREILLYDVQTCHVESTLSDTISTSTGRGHVYSLIHFSPSDTMLLWNGVLWDRRQSGPVHRFDQFTDYGGGGFHPAGNEVIINSEVWDLRKFKLLRSVPSLDQTAITFNACGDVIYAILRRNLDDVMSAVHTRRVKHPLFAAFRTVDAINYSEIATIPVDRCVLDFASEATDSFVGLITMDDQDEMYSSARIYEIGRRRPTDDDSDPDDAETEEDEEEDDEDDVDVDPMLGPDLDGDGDSDADDISNEDDDDDSVSELDDEDDGDFIMDDVDFDGGAGILEIVAEGDEDDDDDSQVVESYSSSEENDFVDNGFNY; encoded by the exons ATGGACGAATCATCGAGCCAAGCCCAGGGCCTGGCTGCAGGCGCTCCTCCTTCTGTGACTGTGGATGCTCAATCCCAATTGCAATCGCAGCAGGAAAGAGGAGTAGGAGAAGGCGTGGAAGAGGGAACAACCAAAGAAGTGGAAGAATTGCTGGAGAAGGCACAGAAATTGATAGATAAGATCACATCTTCCCCTGATAACCCTAATCCTACCGTTCTCCACGCCCTTTCCTCTCTCCTCGAAGCTCAGGAATCTTT GTACATGGAAAAGAGTGGACATTCACCTTTTAATAATAATCGTGCTTCTCATAGTATTGGCCGGCTTGGGAACTTAGTGCGG GATAATGATGAATTTTTTGAATTGATTTCTTCAAAGTTTCTTTCTGAAACTAGATTTTCAACCTCTATTCAGGCAGCTGCTTCAAGGCTTCTCATGAGCTGTTCACTAACTTGGATT TATCCACATGTTTTTGAAGAACCTGtaatagaaaacataaaaagcTGGGTGATGGATGAGAGTGTGAAATTTTCTGGTGAGGATCGCTACTGGAAGCATGATTTGGGGAAAAAGGAGGCCTCAGATTCTGAAATGTTGAAGACATATTCAACTGGACTTCTTGCAGTATGTTTGGCAGG TGGTGGTCAAATAGTTGAGGATGTACTGACATCTGGATTATCTGGAAAGCTTATGCACTTTCTTCGCATTCGTGTCCTTGGGGAGACAAGTACAAACCATAAAGACTCTACTTACTTGATGGAAAGCAAGAATGTATCTTCTGCTTCTTGTGTTAGAGGCAGAGAAGAGGGTAGGGGTAGGGTGCGGCAGGTTCTGGAGGCAACTCATGTAGATAATTCTAAGTTAACAGATGAGAGGGCTTTGGATGATCCCATCAGTGTAGAGCCACTTGATAGGTTACCTGATGGGTTTGGAATGGTTGACTCTGATGGTAGAGACAAATTACAAGGTCGAGACCCACGGGATGGAAAAACAAAATTTGGAGATTTTGATGAGAGTGGGAGAGATGACTCATTGAGATGCAGGCCTTCACGTGGATGGCCAAGGCCTAGAGGAAAGGGAAGAGCTAACGAGTCTGGTTGTGAGAATGAACAGGTTTTGACATCTCTAGGATCTGGTAGCCGATCAGGACAGGGACGAAGTTCTAGAGATAGGAATTTGATGAAAAATTTTGACTTGAGAAGAGAACAAGATGCAAGAAAGTGTCCAGGAACTATCAATCCTGATGGTTTACCTCTGGAGAGGGAGGATTCTGATGATTGCTTTCAGGAGTGCAGAATTGGAACCAAAGACATTTCTGATCTGGTAAAGAAAGCAGTTAGAGCTGCTGAAGCTGAAGCTAGAGCTGCAAATGCACCTACTGAAGCCATCAAAGCAGCTGGTGATGCTGCTGCTGAAGTTGTTAAGAGTGCAGCCTTAGAG GAATTTAGATCTTCCAACAATGAAGAAGCTGCAGTTCTAGCGGCTTCCAGAGCTGCATCTACTGTTATTGATGCTGCTAATGCAATTGCTCG TGACAGGAACAGTAACATCAATGATGACTCGGTGCCTGTTGGTGGTACAGAAACAGAAGCACTTGATGATGCTGAAGAATATTTTATCCCTGATTCTGAGTCACTTGCACAGATTAGGGAAAAGTATTGCATCCAGTGCCTTGAGATATTAGGAGAATATGTAGAAGTTCTTGGGCCTGTCCTGCTTGAAAAGGGAGTAGATGTTTGTCTTGCATTATTGCATCGCAGTTCTAAACACAAGGAAGCATCAAATGGAGCAGCACTCTTGCCTGATGTGATGAAGCTCATCTGTGCTTTGGCTGCTCATCGGAAATTTGCAGCTTTGTTTGTGGATCGAGGTGGCATGCAGAAATTGCTTGCTGTCCCTAGGGTAGAACAAACATTTTTTGGTCTTTCTTCGTGCTTATTTACCATTGGTTCTCTTCAG GGTATAATGGAACGTGTATGTGCACTTCCTTCTGATGTTGTCAACCAAGTGGTTGAATTAGCTCTTCAACTTATTGATTGCCCTCAGGATCAAGCCCGGAAAAATGCAGCCTTATTTTTTGGCGCTGCATTTGTCTTCAGAGCTATTGTCGATGCTTTTGATGGCCAGGATGGTTTACAGAAGTTACTGGGCCTTTTAAATGATGCTGCCTCAGTAAGATCTGGTGTTAATTCAGGTGCATTAAACCTGTCTAATTCAGCGACTCTTCGTAATGATCGGTCACCAACGGACGTACTGACCTCATCAGAGAAGCAGATTGCTTATCACACTTGTGTTGCTTTACGACAGTACTTCAGAGCACATCTTCTTTTGCTATTGGATTCTATTCGTCCCAATAAAAACAATCGAAGTGCGGCTAGAAACATTCCAAGTGTAAGGGCTGCTTACAAACCCCTTGACATTAGTAATGAGGCTATGGATACAGTCTTTCTGCAGCTACAGAAGGATAGAAAGTTGGGTTCTGCATTTGTGAAGACTCGATTTCCTGCAGTGGACAAGTTCTTGGGCTTTAATGGGCATATTACCATGTTGGAATTGTGTCAG GCCCCACCTGTTGAGCGGTATTTGCATGACTTGCTTCAGTATGCATTGGGTGTTCTGCACATTGTTACACTGGTAAATGACAGCCGCAAAATGATTGTAAATAGCACACTAAGCAATAATCGTGTTGGTATAGCTGTAATTTTGGATGCAGCAAATATTTCTGGTAATTATGTGGACCCTGAG ATTATACAGCCTGCATTGAATGTGTTAATCAATCTCGTTTGTCCACCCCCTTCAATTAGCAACAAACCCCCTGTTCTTGCTCAAGGCCTGCAGACCGTTTCTGGTCAACTTGCAAATCCCACTGCTTTGGAACCTAGAGATAGAAACGCAGAACGCAGCCAGGGTGAGCTAAGGGAGCGGAATGGAGAATCTAGTGCTGGTGATCGAGGCTCTGCAGCAGTTTCTGCTGCTCGATCCATCAGTAGCACATCACAAACTCCTGTCCCTACTGCAACTTCAGGATTGGTTGGAGATAGAAGAATCTTTTTAGGTACTGGAGCAGGTTGTGTTGGCCTTGCTGCACAAATGGAACAAGGGTATCGTCAAGCAAGAGAGGCTGTTCGAGCCAACAATGGCATAAAGGTTCTTCTCCACCTTCTACAACCACGCATATATTCACCTCCTGCTGCTCTTGACTGCATTCGTGCTCTTGCATGCCGAGTACTGCTTGGTCTAGCCAGAGATGATACAATTGCTCACATATTGACTAAACTTCAG GTTGGCAAAAAATTGTCAGAGCTAATTCGAGATTCAGGTAGCCAAACATCTGGAACTGACCAAGGCAGGTGGCAAGAACTTACCCAGGTGGCGATTGAACTAATTGCG ATCGTAACAAATTCAGGGCGAGCCAGTACACTGGCTGCTACTGATGCTGCTACCCCTACACTAAGGCGCATAGAAAGAGCAGCAATTGCTGCTGCAACGCCTATCTCCTATCATTCTAG GGAACTTCTACTCCTCATACATGAACACCTTCAGGCTTCTGGTTTAGCTGCAACTGCTGCTACACTGCTGAAAGAGGCTCAGTTGACACCTTTGCCTTCGCTGGCAGCTGCATCTTCCCTCATGCTCCAAGCCTCCACACAAGAAACTCCTGCAGTTCAACTTCAGTGGCCCTCTGGTCGAACACCTTATGGATTTCTATGCAACAAATTGAAAGCAAGTGTACATGAAGATGATCCCAGCTTGAGATGTGACTCAGTTTTGTATTCAAAGAAGAAACCAATTGTTTTCTCCCCAACTTTTGGTTTACAGTCGAGAAATCATTGCGTGTCCCATGATTCCAGTCAATCATCATCCAAGAAGGCCTTAGGTGGTTTGAAACAGTTTGCTACTCCTGGAAATTTATTAGAAGCACCATCGGAATCCTTGCCAAAAAATAATCCTGATACAGAGTCTTTATGTAAAACTCCAATTCTACTTCCAATGAAACGGAAATTATCAGATCTGAAAGATATTGGATTTGCTTCATCTGGGAAGCGGGTCAGCACTAGTGAGCATGGACTTCGGTCTCCTGTTTGTTTGACTCCCAATGCTGTGCGTAGGAGCAGTTTGTTTGGAGATGCTATTGGGTTTTCTACTCCTAGTTCTAATTTGAGGGATTATGGTAGATCAACACCCAGCAGTTTGGTAGATTATGGAGATGACAACCAATATAGTAACTCTACCCAGCTTGGGCTTGCAAATGATCACCAACCAAGCAACTCAGAGCGATTAACTCTTGATTGTATTGTTGTTCAGTATCTGAAGCACCAGCATCGCCAGTGCCCTGCTCCTATAACCACTCTTCCTCCACTTTCTATCTTACACCCTCATGTTTGTCCTGAACCAAGAAGGAGCCTTGATGCCCCATCAAATGTGACAGCTAGGCTTGGTGTTCGTGAGTTCAGAAGTATATATGGTGGGGTTCACGGAAGTCGCCGGGATCGCCAATTTGTTTACAGCAGATTCAGGCTGTTGAGAACTTGCAGGGATGATGCTGATGCCCTTTTGACATGCATAACTTTTCTTGGGGATTCATCTCATATTGCAGTTGGCTCTCATAATGGAGAGCTTAAGATTTTTGACTCCAACAGCAATGGTGTTCTTGAGAGCTGCACAAGCCACCAGTCTCCTTTAACACTTGTTCAGTCATATCTTTCTGGGGAAACACAACTGCTGCTCTCTTCAAGTTCTCAGGATGTGCGCTTGTGGGATGCCTCTTCAATCTCAGGTGGGCCTATGCATTCACTTGAAGGGTGCAAGGCTGCAAGGTTTAGTAATTCTGGAAGTTTATTTGCAACCTTAACAACTGAGGCAGCTCGACGAGAAATTCTCCTCTATGATGTCCAAACCTGTCATGTGGAATCAACCCTATCAGATACAATTTCGACTTCTACAGGTCGGGGGCATGTATATTCCCTTATACACTTTAGTCCTTCAGATACAATGTTGCTTTGGAATGGGGTCTTGTGGGATAGGCGACAGTCTGGTCCTGTTCATCGCTTTGATCAGTTTACTGATTATGGGGGTGGAGGCTTTCATCCTGCTGGGAATGAG GTGATTATAAATTCTGAGGTTTGGGATCTTCGGAAATTTAAGCTCCTTCGAAGTGTACCGTCACTGGACCAAACAGCAATAACATTTAATGCATGCGGTGATGTAATTTATGCAATCTTGAGGAGAAATCTTGACGATGTAATGTCAGCAGTTCACACCCGTCGAGTAAAGCACCCCCTATTTGCAGCTTTTCGCACTGTAGATGCAATCAATTACTCAGAAATTGCTACCATACCAGTAGATCGATGTGTCCTTGATTTTGCATCGGAGGCAACTGATTCCTTTGTTGGGTTGATTACAATGGATGACCAAGATGAGATGTATTCTTCTGCTAGGATCTATGAGATTGGTCGGCGGAGGCCAACTGACGATGACTCTGATCCTGATGATGCTGAAACAGAGGAAGATGAGGAGGAGGATGATGAAGATGATGTGGATGTGGATCCCATGTTGGGTCCAGACCTGGACGGGGATGGGGACAGTGATGCTGATGATATAAGCAacgaggatgatgatgatgatagtgTGAGTGAGCTTGATGATGAGGATGATGGGGACTTCATTATGGATGATGTAGACTTTGATGGGGGAGCTGGGATACTGGAGATTGTGGCCGAGGGAGATGAGGATGACGATGATGATAGTCAAGTGGTTGAATCTTACAGCAGCAGTGAGGAAAATGACTTTGTGGATAAtggttttaattattaa